The genomic region gaaaaaaaatggcattgaTACTACAAAAGCAAAGGAGTAAGTTTACAGTATTGCCATCAAACTGCAATAAAAACTTAAAGAAACATCGCTTCTTCAAGACACCATTTTCATTTCCAACTTATTTAGTCaattcagtaggaaaaaaaaagggactatTTTCTTTAGTTAAAAACCTCTTATAGGGATTTTAATTAGCCCTTTAATAAGATTCATGACTAGGGGAAAAATTATACATTTGAATATCAAAAAGTAGCAGAAAGTATTGGCCATAATTCTGAAAAGCTCTTTAAATAAGCAAAAGGGAAGTCCAAACATTTACTCAGGCTTGTTACTAAATAGTGTGATGAATCATAGGCATTATTAATTTAAGATGGCAGAAAATACATTGTTGTCTGTAATTTCATTATTCTGTCTTCTTTATCACAAAAAAgatagaatttttaaaatattattatgaaactggttttaaaagcaaaggcaagcaagtgttattattttagtttggattttttataattttatatttggTGGAAGAAATAAGAAGCCTCTGTATGTCAGTTAAATCCTTCCATCATTCTTGCAGCTGAGGATCTGTCACTACACCTTTTTATTGTTATAGCTCTTGTTTCCACCAGCTTGAATTTTCTGATTCTTAGGATATGTTTTGTTTCAGGCTCTCTAAGAGAGTCTATTCTCACACCCAAGAGGTGTTCACACTCTTGCCTGCAGTGACGCCTCTGTGGCCCTGGGATGCAGAAAGGGATAAGATGCCTTAGGCTGCATCAGGAAACAAGGGGGTTTTATTCCTTTATGTGTTTGAGTCCTACAGTTGTGACTGTTTAACATCTTCGTACTTTATGGAGGGACCGGAGATGCACTGTTGGGCCTAAAAGCTTTCTACTTTAGCTCTCTTATTTCTTTCCGCCCAACTGTTTatagttttttggggtttgttcttttttcctttctttcctttttttgttttgttttgttttgttttcaagggGAAGAGCCGTCTGTTCTGTATTTAtacaaaaagcagttttaaaagtaTTGGGCTTCCCACTGCTTTAAAGTCTTTGCAGATGCTGTGTGTGGATAGGATCCCATCAGTCAGACATTGTAGGTATGGCTGCACAATTTATGGAAAACCAACAGTGTGTTTACCTTTTGAATTTGTCATGATCTTGCTGAGGTCTCATGTTATAGGATTTGCTTATTCTGTTTTATTGCACAGGACTGGGAATCAGGGAAGTCCTGTTATCTTTGCAACCCTTGGTTGTTAGCGGGGAATGTATTTtatgaggaacagcttgtgCTTCAACACAGAGGGCAGCAAGCTTGGTATGGGATGTACCATGGGTATTACAGAGGATGACCAGGctcagaactttttttctggACTTAAAGTTGCTTctgatttgaaagaaaagccttAGTATAGAGAGATTTTAAAGCCACGGAAGGAGAAATGGGAAGTTTGTGTATATGTTTATATGAAGTTTTATGTAATAAttaatcattattatttattgtatACACATCTTTCTGTAAGTTGCATCTGTATCTGTTAATTTGAAATGTGTACATACCAACTTGTTCAAGCTACGACAATGCCTTTGTTCTCTATTGAAATGCCAGTGCTTAGCTTTCTGCATGAAGTCTCTCTCTGAATAATAGCAGATATCCAACCAagaaccaaaaggaaaaaaatctaactgCTGATTTTCTGGAGGGTTTTCCCTCCAGTGACAGAAGGATATCATGTGCtgttagttttatttaaaagataacACTCAAAAATGTGGaacccagaagaaaaaacagatgcaaaTGGGGGAAATCATGGGCTCCTATGTGGAGGAGATAGCTAAAAAGAGTGCAAACACACTTATTCTGTGTAATGGCTTTAGTGATTCATAATCATTTCCAATTACTTACTAGCTGAATAAATgacagctttaaagaaaatatattaattttctaGAAAAAACACCTATGAGTTTTAGGTATGAAAAAGTTTCTTGAGGCAAGAGAATTTCACACAACTTGCTCTTACTTTAGCTATCACCATGCCAAAGATGCTCAATTTTCAAGACTTAATCATAACTAAAGTTCTGACATGCTATGTTATgttatcaaaacagaaaataaagacaaacaCTTTGGAGTTTGCCTGTATTACATTATTCTTTAATATAAATGACATATAAGTTTTACAAATTAGAGAGATTGACCTTGGAGTAGTAAGAGGCTGCAGAAGATTCTTTTAAGGTGACATTTTTATTGAGTATATGTTTAGCTTTGTAGATTGACAGTAGAAATGTGCAGCCTACCTTTGATGTGCTTGCTACCCACTGGTATGGGTTGAAGAATCCCAATTTGCAGAGGACTTCAAATCACTCTATGAAGATACCTCTATGAATGATGTCCCAGCAATGTCCAGATAGGCCTTGCAGTTATTTCACTTCATATTTTGCTATACTTATGATTTTCTTCTAATTGTGCTAAATTCCACAAATTCATCAGATGGGGAGCCTGCATATCTCTACTTGACAATTGaaaacattgtttaaaaaacaaaaacagtaaaGGATGCTGACAAATGTACAATGCAGAACAAGTGAACAGTGAACTGCtattatttttggtttagatATATACATGGATTGATACCAATGACTAAACCCTAATACCATATTCTGCAAGGCAGTCTCACTGAAGTCATTAAAACTGCTCTTGTGACTAAGGTGAAAGGGATTTGCCCTAGAGAAATTTAGTCATTGAGCTCCAGACATAGGTTACATGTTTTGTACTGCAGACTactcattattttcttcaatagGATTGTGTTCGGCTAATCCTGAACAGCATTGCTCTAGATGAATGGCAAACTTTAAAGAACTATGTGTACaatatgaatttattttatttttcccaaaataatGACATTAGCAACAACATTATTTGCTTCTGCTAAATAGATACATTCAGAATTAGTTTAGTGTTATAGTGAGTATTTTTAAACCTCCAGGgcttgaaataaatttaaaggaGGTAACTCGCACCTTCTCAAGTCTCGAGATGATTTGagggtctttttttccctttacaattttttttgtgtgtggctATAAAAATAACCCCAATCactatcttccttttttttttttatatcataGCTTGACAAATATTTACTCCGAATCTCATATACAGTGGAATCTGAAAACCTGTAGCattcagcaaactgaaaaataccaCAGAAAGCATGCTGGAAAAGAAGGCTGAAATAAGTCAGTTTAAAGCACAGTTGGCAATTCTTTTTGATGGTATACTTGAACTTGTACATCTGTAATGATTCATTTATTCTACATCAATGGATCATCTCCACTTTAAAGTGAAGTTTCTGGTATTTGGCATTAATTGTTAGCAACAATTTTTTGAACAGGCCTATTACAACACGTACTTTAGCTGAAACACAACCGAACCCCAACTTTAGACATCTATTTGTAATTTCCAATCTGTACTGCAGAGCGTTCATGGATACATCGGAAAGCAGAGGGCTGGATTTCCCAGTACTGCACGGGGTTGCTGAAGAGACTCACGCCGGAATAGCTAGCCTTTTTGGTATTGTAGCCAAGAGGGCAAAAGTCGTTGATACCAACTGAAGCAATTTTGTTGTTATGAAGATAGACCACCTGAAAAACATAGAAGTACAGAAGTGAGAAATAGAGCTACTGTTGCAAATAAGATAAATGATTTGATGTCAAATACTTGGTATGTATTGTGCAATGTTACATAGAGTAACAATATATCctttttcccaaagaaatgCTTGATTCCGGTTACCTTTTGAAATACCTAGAGTATACCTAACTAGAAATAATTTCtacagaaatagcagaaaatgTGCAAGGCAATCTAATAACATTACTATCATTTAATCATACTGTAACCAAAACAGGAGTCAAAGatgtggaattattaatacagtgCTGTGGTTCAGAAGCATGTGTTGTATATAAAGAATATATTTGGTGCTAATTGGTTTCTCCCCAGCTCTAATGCTTTCACTCTCATGAGTGCAACTATACAGGACTCAGAGCCAAAGTAATCACTAATGATGATTTAAAATAGCTGATGAATATTACTTTGCTCCAGAGTCAccatttctgattaattttccCAAGCTACGTGCAAGTGGTGATTTACATTTGGGAGTCTTCACTCTTTGGGAGCTTTCTTTCCCGTAAAATCTTAGTCCAAGTGAAGACAGATTTTAATTGGTTCCAAGAGGCCATATTTCTAGCTACCCAGCCACAGAGACCTCAAAATTACTGCTGATGTGAAACGCATATTGCGTCTCTTTGCCCTCCTGAAGGCGCAGCCCTGTGAAATACCAAAAGGAAGGTTCTTGGGAAAGGTTGCAAAATGTGACTGAATAGAATTGAAAATAACTAACAGAAGAAATGttctttgaaagcattttttgaGTAAAGAGGAAATCAAAGTACACAAATAATCCCTTATTTGTTGCATCCCCTCAGACACACAGAGATAACAAATGCATAGCTCCAGATCTATACACCTCCATAGCCACATCcacaaaaaaatctaaattagaGTCTTCCTGTTGTATGCAACTTTTCCATGCCTATTCCACAGTTTATGAAACTTGCATCAAGTTTCCTTTTGCACAAACACTCCATATGTTTCTGTTCAAGACTGAATAACGACACAAATACCATTCGAAGTCTTTCAACTGTTGCTCTCTGAGGCAGTATGATAAACTTTACCTGTATATATTTGTGTTCACCCAGCCCACCAGGTACTCTGACAAGTTCATTGTTGTTCAAATGGAGCTCTCTCAGATGAGGTACATTGTTAAGAGAGCCATTTTCAACTGAAGAAATACTGTTGAAGCTGAGAcccaatctgaaaaaaaccccaaaaaatgTGTTAAACTTGCCCACGTAACCACCTTTCTTGAGTTGATTACTTCTCTACACTAGTGTCATAGAACAGACCAGGCTAATTTTCAGAATTATGCATGAGGTACAGAGTCACCACAGAGAACTAGTTTAGataaacatatttaaagaaCTATCATAATTATCATGAAAACATTCAACTTGTGCCCATGCTACTGCATACTTTCAAGAGTTATAGGACTAATACCACTGTAAATATGTACTGTGTACCTCCATAAGCAGCagtctttctttaaaagctgaatAAGAGTTTCTTAGATGACTTTAGGAGAATTGGCTGTAACTTTCTTTGTCAAACTACATAACCCTGGGTGACCAGAACTGTTAAGTTTAAATTTTCACCACACCATTCTAAGGTACTTATGTAGTTGGAGCCATGTTACGGACTGGAAACAGGAGCCGAGTAACACGTAATGATTTGTTCAGCAGGACACAGAAGTAGGACATACAAGTTTCTCCTAGGTTCCAGTCCAGAGctttcatcacagaatcattctTCCTGTTTTATACATCCACATTCTGGGTTTACTAGCACAATTTATGTCCAGTTTGGAAAATCTGGTCTTATCTGTGTATTTCTGTGTTAATAATACTTCAATTTGCAATTACCAAACTACAGAAATTTTTCAAGGCTCTCATAAGTTACAATGCTCTGTGTTGCAGTATGGAATTCAGTAGTAATTCTGCAGGAGTTGTCATCATCAGGAGTGTTGTcctttgagaaaattatttctataaaGGCTGAACCTTATTTATCTAGtttgctttatcttttttcttttagcaaccttttttgaggagaaaaatgctGAATCAGTTAAAGAATTTAATATAGGTAATCAGAATCCTTGTGATAAAATAGTTTGCTATGGATGAGTACTTTTCAAGAAAGTCTGAATCGCAGTAATTTACTACCTGTAATTCTTTGTGGCTTGTGTCAGCTTCAAAGGTCAGAATCTGGACCTAGTATAAAATCACAGAACTAAAAAATCTTGTTTGTTCTTTATGGCAGAAATGTTTCCAGAAATAATGCTGTCCAAGAATGGAAGTGCATTTTAtaactttccttttaaaaataaacagtcaAAGAAAGATATTGTTACCTAGTATTATATATAACACAAAGTCCTATCATACTTATTTAAACATTGAGATGTTGTCAAACTATTAAATGACAAAGGAGACCTTAATGAGATCTCTCACTGACATCAACAGGGATTCATTTCACTCAGAAATCAGTTCACAATATACCATATCTTTGCTAGAATTTGGTCAGAaagaatttccatttaaaaattatttagaacaAAATTCCTTTTGAGTAGAGTACATCAAGATTTAGGAAAGCTTAGGGGATTTGATCCTACTGAACAATTTGATCTGAAGATCTACAGAATGTCTACAAAGGATTTCAGTGATGGGTGCTCATAGTGAATGTTTTTACAAggattggggaaaaaaaaaattggcagaAGGCTATAAATTCTTGGCTGACACATATCTAAATATATGCTCACTACATATGCAGTTCTACAAGCAGATGTGTCACACCCAGGGAGACcagcatgaaaaaaagcagGTCTGACTTTCATATTGGTGTCTTGAAGCGAAAGTAACCCCTTTACACACCACAGGGATGGCCAAGATTCAATTCTGCATTAGCCCATGCAGGGAAAGTCTTTTAGGGAAAGAGTAAAATTGGAAAAGTCTGTAGAAAAGTGGATCTAACTCCCACAAGCAGTGAAATTATGTATAATTATAGCTCATCTAAATGTGTTACAAACCCTCAGTCACTCGAGGCTTCATATGTTTACATATGAAATAAGTCAAGATTAGTGTGTAAAATGCAGGGTGATTAAGAGTGTTAGGAAAGAATACGGTCTtcatctctcttcttcttcccatgggaaaaaataaggaagaatttgaaaaatcacttttgcttATTATATTGACATATTACTTCCTTTTATATTAGTGAATAGATaacatttttccagtgttttagCTGATCTAGTCAAAGTGTTCTAAACCATTGAAGAGCATCATCAAAAACATATCTAAAAATTGAAGAAATTCTCAAAcattttttcaccttcttttgTCTCGAACATCCCTGCTGGcttatttccacttttttttaacaaacttcATGCTACTCGACATCATCGTTACTCTGCGCTTGAAGCAACTTCCACTGTACGGAGCTAGATCTTTTCAGTAAACTTTAATAGGATAGAGAGATTAGTAACATCAGTTGTGTAATGTGTATATCCTCCTGTGGAGCTCATTCCTGTATGTAACCAGCAAGTCTTTGTTCGGTTTACAttcctgagatttttttttttacactccAGCACTATATGAAGAATTTTGAAAGacttaaatataattttacaaggaaaacaaacaacaagGAGAAATATTGGCAGTCCACTAGAACTCAAGAATTCAAAAGAGAATGAGCAGTAGATCTACACTGAGCTCTTGCATGGAACATTTTACAGTTCAAAACACCTTATGACAGTCAGAAAAATGACCTGTTTCTCAAAGTCTAACTGTGCTTTAGGGCAGCTATTAGACTGTTGAGCATGAGTTGACATGATCCAGGAGAGGGGTCCAACCCTGTACTGATGTTTCTGAAGACTTAGATGTGTAAGTAAAAGCTGGTTTTTGGTAGCTTGTTTCTGTGGCATAAGGGGCATGCTGCCCCTTAGATTTATCCCATAAGCTGTCCTGGAGCTCTCCCATAGCTCCCTCCTTTCTTCATCTGTCTGCTCTGTTATGTCCAATGCGCTCGTTTTTCAGCAATCTGTATTCTGCCTTACTTTTCAACTTTGCAGAAGAGGATTTCTGACTATGCTTAGGTTTCCTGCTTAAGCACAGGCCAGAGAGCAGTTTAAAACTTAGTGcctgctctgagcagctccACATTTCCACACCAGGATCAACAGAGTATCTTGTTTCTCCATACAGTACAGTCACAACAGAAGCAGCCCAAGGTTAGATATTTTTAGTAGTCCATCAGCACTCACTGCATAAAACTTTATGTCTTAAGAAAGACTTCCAACAGTATTGTCCATGAGATGTTGCCTGTAGTTTTTTCCAAGTGTGaatgtgaaaaagcagaaaaacccTGTCATCTGCAGGACAGCTGACACACCCCACACGTCCCTCCTCCAGTAAAGTAAATTACTCTCTACCTGAGTAATTATgatcttgttttgttttaaacagtggTAAACTTAACTCCTGTTGCTCAGtaatctttctgttttctgccttcATTGTGACAAGCAGAGTGATTAAGATGAAGATCCAGGAATTAGATCCAGTGACCTGATTAATGGTCTTTTGGATCAGttacacttttattttcatacaaaAGTTTTAAAGTATCATAGTATTAAAATACCTTGTAGTAAAAGcctattttactattttaacaTGTTATCTAATATGAACTAATTCACAAATTCTGTATGTCTATAACTGCTCTTTGGGAATTCTCCTTACATTTTTCTATAGTTAGAGAAACTTATTCAACAACATATTCACAGATTAGCAAGGTGTCACTCCAAAAAAATGAcactttttcatttatattgtatgattatttttttttgtcatgttcCTGGACTCATTGCAGGCTTGCCTTTCTtgacaaacaaaggaaacactGTTGCAAGCAATTTTGGTTCCcatgtgcttttttcctcagtttccaGGGCAAATTGCATGAGCAATGCAGTGTCCCAAGAAAACTGCATAAACCAAAGGTGGAAATACAATGAAAGAAGCatgacataattaaaaaatctaattgctctctttatctttctttttttttttttttacataaaagaaaCAGTTGTCCTGGGCATACATCACTCATAATTGAAAACAGATGGAAAGTgttgctaggaaaaaaaaaaaaagtgttttgttctCTTAAGTCAGTACACAAGCCCTTAGGAGCTTTTCCTGCTAAGTTATGTACTGCTTCAATGATGATAATGCTCATGAAGCCCAGAATGATGTTTTCTAATTGTGTAAGTGGTGGTTACATTTTCAACTAATATTTTAcgtgaaaagaagaaatgaattCTTACTTTGCCAAGTTGGTGAGTCCAGACAGACCTTCAGCATCaattttgctgattttgttGCCATCAAGGTGAAGTTCAGTAAGGGATGGGGGAAGGCCTGCAAGAAGAGAACACCATCAAATTactggattattatttttttaaaaggatttgtGTTATACTGAGGCTCTTTTACAGtaacaaaaagatttttactAGACATGGCCAAGAATAATTCACTGAATGAAACAAGGAACTTTTGCAatcagagaaactgaaaacagcTACTAACAATTTATTTGGCATGAAAcacctgatgatcttaaaggtcttttccaacctaaatgattctatgattctaaataaGACCAAGCTCCTAAGGTCATCATAGAACAgttaattcttaaaaaatagCTAAATAAAATTCTTCTCAGATATGAATTCTAGCCCTCATGATTATGTAAATAGGACATTTATAATAGTGTACGAGAAAGAGCCTTTATTTTAGCCAGACTATCCACATACATAAATCTACAATCATTTGACACCTAGGTAtttaacaaaaagcagcagcagaaaataagatTATAAATATgaggtaaaataattttaatgttattttagtTAGGGCACATACTAGTTTGCAAATTCTGTTTATCAGGGAAAAAGAATTGGAACCAGATATTTTAACTATCTGAGGTCCCTCAAAGGAACAACCAAAACAGGAAAtgtgggaagaaagaaataacagcTAGTATTAACTTTCAAAAAGTTTTCAGCTATTTCAAAACAATCTGCTGGCTAAAGTATGAATAAATTGAATATAATTTCCTCTGGATTGGAACcattgtggtttgttttgttttgtttttaataggtTATATTGAAGTTGTTCTTATTTTGTAGCAATTTGCAATGAAGTACTTTTAGATATAAAACCATTTCTGTCTTGTATATGAGCAGCATTTTTGCCTTCAAACCCACAGACTTGTGGAGGGCTGATTTTATGCTTGTAGAACTTCAGTTAATTCTATATGAGTTTACATCTGTGTAATGTTGATCAGGCTCTCTAACCAGGGTTGGAGCTTGAAAAGAGTCTTCCACTTTATATTTCAGCTGTGACactagaaaagcaaaataacataaaattgCATACTGTTGACAGTGCACCTCTTGTGGAGCCTCTCATAatagaaaaccaaaattttcCAAACCAATGAAAGTCAACTGACCAAAAAATGAAGTAGCAAAGTAATGGATACTCTAAGGACTGACTCAGAAGGCttccataataatttttttccagctgactgGAAGTCACTATATTATACCTGTCCAATTGAACTTCTTACCTTTTGGAATGCTAGTAATGTTGGTGTCCGCGATACGGATGTAGGAGAGCCTCTTCATCCCCTGAAAAGCTCCATTTTCAATGCCTGAACTCTTGATTGGATTGGTGCCTAGTTCTGCCAAAAAAACATGGTCAtgagctgtgctgcagtgtaGGTACCTATATTCTTCAGGTCGAAGCTAATTTATTAGACCATTTCTTGGCTTTCTACATAAAATCACTGATTGAACTAAAAACAACAGCTTGAAAAAACACTGTGTTGATTTTGTTATAATTTCTCATGCTCGTACCTAAGACAATCACTTGATTCAGTCCGTTAAAGACAGCTTTCCTCAGCTTGGAGATCTCATTCTCATGAGCCCGTATCTCCTGAAGAGACTTCGGCATGTTTTCTGGGAGTTCCTTCAGGTTGTTCTTGGACAGGTAAAGTCTTTCCAGTTTCTTCAGAGGAGCAAAAGCTAATGGGCttattttgctgattttgttGTTAACAAGGATCAATGCCTGTGGAGTAATAATGAAGGAGATCTCAGATGATCACTAGGGAAATTGGTTtaggaatgaaacattttaaaattattattcttttctagAATCTTTTGACGTCTTTTGATGGCCAATCTAGtgagctgaagaaaatgcaatgcaatACTAAAACAAATAGATTAAGAACTTCTGAAACAACAAAAGATAAACAAGGCTTACATAACAAATATAAGTGTTATTTCATTGCTGAGGTATATGCAGCTTCTGTTAACAGCCATAATTTATACCCAAGAATAAGTACAACCCTTCCATTTGAAATCTGTGAAGAACAAGACATTCACATAAAACTAATGTTATCAGTCTTATTTGCctcttcttttctgattttgtttattCTGAGGATACTTTTATACCTTACCCATCCTAACACAACCATCCTAACCAGTTTTTCCTGAACAGAAAATTCTATGACTCAATACAGTGAAGGCATAGCCCAGcttaataaaaatatgcatatcATCACATCTTTCCTCTTAGTCTTATAGACTTATTACATTTCTGTCTGATAATAATCTCATTTTTGCAGAGatataagctttttttttggtaagcaTAACTTGGTATGGCAGGGGAGCAATTTGAAGTGTCATACTCTGCAGTTAGGGATCATGGACCATATTAATTCTGCCTACTACGTAGGTGCCTAATCTAGTTCTTACAACAATTGTGATATCTAGACTGACCGTAACTCTAAGCAAATTAGCTCTCTATACAGTCAGGGGGGAAAAGCCTCCATGAAAGCTCTGTTACCTGTAATAGGCGGTGTCCATATACCTCTGAAATTTTACATTACTGCTAACTCTTTTATTGATTAACCAACCATGACATAAAAAGGGAGAATGTCCCATTACTGTCAGAACAGTAATGCAGTTAATGGAAAGGATTTCAGATATGATACATATCAGAATGAATCTTATCATTCCATCTGTTTGCTATCTACTTATCAGACTTACAGTGCCGCATGTTTGTGCAGTGAATTAGGTGGAATGGGCTGTAAAAATATAGATATAATATCTACTTATATTTATTACTAGAAAATAGCTATAGAGCATCTTTGTTCACTAACTCCATTATGCAATTTTCAGGAATAAAAGACAACAGTTGCTGCTAAACCACAAATTTTTATATTGCATGTACTATAGTTAACATTCAGTGCATTTTAATacacttttaatattttcagaattacaCTTTAGTCTGTTTCTTGGAGGAAAACTGAGCATTCAACTCTTTCCACAATCAGTTAAGTATTAAAACAGTGCCAAGAAGTGTATCAGCATCTGTGACAGCACCTCTCCATCatgaaaactgaaagagagGTGAGAAGGTAGTTTAAAATGGTATTTGATGTGCGTTTTTTCCCTAA from Gavia stellata isolate bGavSte3 chromosome 4, bGavSte3.hap2, whole genome shotgun sequence harbors:
- the DCN gene encoding decorin, with product MRLALLFVLLLPACLAKPFHQQGLFDFMLEDEGSADMPPTDDPVISGFGPVCPFRCQCHLRVVQCSDLGLEKVPKDLPPDTTLLDLQNNKITEIKEGDFKNLKNLHALILVNNKISKISPLAFAPLKKLERLYLSKNNLKELPENMPKSLQEIRAHENEISKLRKAVFNGLNQVIVLELGTNPIKSSGIENGAFQGMKRLSYIRIADTNITSIPKGLPPSLTELHLDGNKISKIDAEGLSGLTNLAKLGLSFNSISSVENGSLNNVPHLRELHLNNNELVRVPGGLGEHKYIQVVYLHNNKIASVGINDFCPLGYNTKKASYSGVSLFSNPVQYWEIQPSAFRCIHERSAVQIGNYK